From the genome of Geobacter sp. SVR, one region includes:
- a CDS encoding MlaD family protein, with product MSTKVSKTAIGAFVLGAIVLLVAGVLVFGGGQLFVTKHTYITYFDGSVKGLNVGSPVMFRGVKVGSVDNISIVADPAKRQLRIPVVFTLEPAKVQGTKAEFRRDPNAIEKAVKEFGLRTQLQSLSFLTGQLMVALDFFPDKPAVYVGLNKEYPEIPSVPMPLEQLQKTFEELPLKELVKNLNETIIGIDQLVKSVNARKTMQGIEAVIRDVQTLIRHVDEQVTPLVEGLNRTTGAAETALNETGETMAAARGGINELVEAGKSTLESARATLEQSQQTLRTYSGDSQLVYEINKTLRDLSATVRSFKNLSDYLERHPESLLRGKPAPKGE from the coding sequence ATGAGCACCAAGGTGAGCAAAACGGCAATCGGAGCGTTCGTCCTCGGAGCCATCGTCCTGCTGGTGGCCGGGGTGCTGGTGTTCGGGGGCGGCCAGCTTTTCGTTACAAAGCACACCTATATCACCTACTTCGACGGCTCCGTAAAAGGGCTGAACGTGGGGTCTCCCGTCATGTTTCGCGGGGTAAAGGTCGGATCGGTGGACAATATCAGCATTGTGGCCGACCCGGCCAAGAGGCAACTGAGGATCCCGGTAGTATTCACCCTGGAACCGGCAAAGGTTCAGGGAACCAAGGCCGAGTTCCGGAGGGACCCGAATGCCATCGAAAAGGCGGTCAAGGAATTCGGCCTCAGGACCCAGCTCCAGTCACTGAGTTTCCTCACCGGCCAGTTGATGGTGGCCCTCGACTTTTTTCCGGATAAACCAGCCGTGTACGTGGGGCTGAACAAGGAGTATCCCGAGATCCCCAGCGTGCCGATGCCGCTCGAGCAACTGCAGAAAACCTTCGAGGAGCTCCCCTTGAAGGAGCTGGTGAAAAACCTGAACGAGACGATCATCGGAATCGATCAGCTGGTCAAGTCCGTCAATGCGAGAAAGACCATGCAGGGCATCGAGGCGGTCATACGGGATGTTCAGACACTCATACGGCATGTCGACGAGCAGGTCACTCCCCTGGTCGAGGGGCTGAACAGAACCACCGGGGCTGCAGAAACGGCGCTCAACGAAACCGGGGAGACCATGGCCGCCGCCAGGGGGGGCATCAACGAACTGGTGGAGGCAGGAAAGAGCACCCTCGAATCGGCCCGGGCAACCCTGGAGCAATCGCAGCAGACCCTGCGGACCTATTCCGGTGATTCCCAGCTGGTCTACGAGATCAACAAGACCCTGCGCGATCTGTCCGCCACGGTCCGCTCGTTCAAGAACCTCTCCGATTATCTTGAGCGCCACCCGGAGTCGCTGCTGCGAGGCAAGCCCGCTCCCAAAGGAGAATGA
- a CDS encoding membrane integrity-associated transporter subunit PqiC, which produces MRSRPLPSRISGALAILLVLAGCASSPPSRFYTLPPLSLQGEKPAAAAHPVSVSIAPVEIPDYLDHPQIVTRDGPNKLKLAEFDRWAGSLSDNMAAVLAENLGLLLGSDEVFTAPRLRSERADFSVAMRVLRLDCVPGEQVLFRAQWTLSGGMERKDVVTRVMTFTRRLGDKSFDTMVAAVGQILEQASREIAREIPAKPKGDAAR; this is translated from the coding sequence ATGAGAAGCAGACCCCTTCCCTCGCGGATATCCGGTGCGCTCGCCATCCTTCTGGTTCTGGCAGGTTGTGCGAGTTCTCCGCCGTCGCGGTTTTATACGCTCCCCCCTCTCAGTCTCCAGGGGGAAAAACCTGCCGCTGCGGCGCATCCTGTTTCGGTCAGCATTGCGCCGGTCGAGATACCCGATTACCTGGACCATCCCCAGATCGTGACGCGGGACGGCCCGAACAAGCTGAAGCTGGCGGAATTCGACCGCTGGGCCGGCTCCCTCTCCGACAACATGGCTGCTGTGCTGGCGGAAAATCTCGGGTTGCTGCTCGGATCGGATGAGGTCTTTACCGCCCCGCGACTGCGGTCCGAACGGGCCGATTTTTCCGTGGCCATGCGGGTGCTCCGGCTCGACTGCGTACCGGGCGAGCAGGTGCTTTTCAGGGCGCAGTGGACACTGTCCGGGGGGATGGAGAGAAAGGATGTCGTTACGCGTGTCATGACCTTTACCAGGCGATTGGGCGACAAAAGTTTCGATACGATGGTTGCGGCTGTGGGGCAGATCCTGGAACAGGCCAGCCGCGAAATCGCCCGCGAGATACCGGCTAAGCCCAAGGGGGATGCTGCTCGATGA
- a CDS encoding response regulator, translating to MTLLHVEDDPLLARLVKASFAGFGFYGTMLTAGGVDEALDLLDARARNREPVDLILVDMQLPDGTGLDVIREVKGDPSWSMVPVIVLSNESAEGMVNGAYALGANCYMPKIPKPDSSLSTVQALYKCWLEAPHLPQQRRRDRFRDALHRAVHLRARTSDFYLGLAQVFAADQDEMRFWLDSSLNEGNMSNLMAFFRNTLGEGEVSAAIVERLVAMQIRVRKALTAARVRLRRNPAPSPGEACLWALDVVDALDEQTGAEVLGCLFPKGPSAIIAIKGRAASQLRNLAQHVMKTVENGELHQRAQALLGWGERLEAELKTAAASSA from the coding sequence ATGACTTTACTGCATGTGGAGGATGATCCCCTGCTGGCGCGACTGGTCAAGGCCTCTTTTGCCGGGTTCGGGTTTTACGGCACGATGCTGACGGCAGGGGGGGTGGACGAAGCGCTGGACCTGCTGGACGCCCGTGCGCGAAACCGCGAGCCGGTGGACCTGATCCTGGTGGACATGCAGCTTCCCGACGGCACCGGATTGGATGTTATCCGCGAAGTCAAGGGGGACCCCTCCTGGAGCATGGTGCCGGTCATCGTCCTGTCCAACGAGTCTGCCGAAGGGATGGTGAACGGAGCCTATGCATTGGGTGCCAACTGCTACATGCCCAAAATACCGAAGCCCGACAGCTCTCTCAGCACTGTCCAGGCCCTTTACAAGTGCTGGCTCGAAGCGCCTCATCTGCCCCAGCAGCGCCGCCGGGACCGTTTCCGGGACGCCTTGCACAGGGCGGTGCACCTCCGGGCACGGACTTCCGACTTCTATCTCGGTCTGGCCCAGGTCTTTGCGGCGGATCAGGATGAAATGCGGTTCTGGCTCGACAGCTCCCTGAACGAGGGGAACATGTCGAATCTGATGGCCTTTTTCCGGAATACGCTCGGTGAAGGCGAGGTGTCAGCCGCCATTGTCGAGCGGCTGGTCGCCATGCAGATCAGGGTCAGAAAGGCTTTGACGGCGGCACGCGTGCGCCTGCGGCGCAATCCTGCTCCCAGTCCCGGGGAGGCCTGCCTCTGGGCTCTGGATGTTGTGGATGCATTGGATGAGCAGACCGGCGCGGAGGTGTTGGGCTGCCTGTTCCCGAAAGGCCCCTCCGCCATCATCGCCATCAAGGGACGGGCAGCCTCCCAGCTCAGGAATCTGGCGCAGCACGTCATGAAAACGGTGGAGAACGGGGAGCTGCATCAAAGGGCCCAAGCGCTGCTCGGCTGGGGCGAGCGTCTGGAAGCCGAGCTGAAGACCGCGGCGGCTTCATCCGCATAA
- the ydiK gene encoding AI-2E family transporter YdiK — protein MTTKAPGTDVVRTTLAVLFIGILIAVSSWVLRPFLSALVWATMIVVTTWPLMLGVQKLLRDKRALAVTVMTAVLLLVFIIPFTIAIVAIIDRSDEIIAWSKSFGTLSVPPPPEWVEKLPLVGSKIAARWQRISMAGAAELNERLAPYAEKVASWLLAQVGSVMMMIVQFLLTVIISAVLFANGEKAAEGVCLFARRLGGRHGEDAAILAARAVRAVALGVVGTALIQSLLGGLGLVLSGVPAAALLTAVMFILCVAQIGPGLVLIPVVVWLFWKDQTLWGSIMIVWTIVAGTIDNIIRPFLIKRGADLPLLLIFAGVIGGLIAFGVIGLFIGPVMLAVTYTLLEAWVLRIELDDERAQQEERPVE, from the coding sequence ATGACGACCAAAGCCCCTGGCACGGATGTGGTACGTACGACCCTGGCGGTGCTGTTCATAGGCATCCTCATCGCCGTCAGTTCCTGGGTACTGCGCCCATTTCTCTCGGCCCTGGTCTGGGCGACCATGATCGTGGTCACTACCTGGCCGCTGATGCTCGGCGTCCAGAAGCTGCTGCGGGACAAACGTGCACTTGCCGTCACCGTCATGACCGCGGTGCTGCTGCTGGTGTTCATCATTCCCTTCACCATCGCCATTGTCGCTATCATCGATCGCTCCGACGAGATCATCGCTTGGTCGAAATCATTCGGCACCCTGTCAGTGCCCCCTCCACCGGAATGGGTTGAAAAGCTGCCTCTGGTCGGATCGAAAATAGCCGCCCGCTGGCAGCGCATCTCCATGGCCGGAGCGGCGGAGTTGAACGAGCGTCTCGCTCCCTACGCGGAAAAGGTGGCCAGCTGGCTGCTTGCGCAGGTGGGAAGCGTCATGATGATGATCGTTCAATTCCTGTTGACCGTGATCATCAGCGCCGTGCTCTTTGCAAACGGCGAAAAGGCTGCCGAAGGGGTCTGCCTTTTTGCCCGCCGGCTTGGCGGACGGCATGGCGAAGATGCCGCCATTCTCGCAGCCAGGGCTGTCCGCGCCGTTGCACTGGGGGTTGTCGGCACCGCACTGATCCAGTCGCTTCTGGGGGGGCTCGGCCTGGTTCTCTCCGGCGTGCCTGCTGCAGCCCTGCTGACGGCGGTCATGTTCATTCTCTGCGTGGCCCAGATCGGGCCGGGACTGGTGCTGATACCGGTCGTGGTGTGGCTTTTCTGGAAAGATCAGACCCTGTGGGGCTCGATCATGATCGTCTGGACGATCGTGGCCGGCACGATCGATAACATCATCCGCCCGTTTCTCATCAAGAGGGGGGCCGACCTGCCGCTGCTGCTCATTTTTGCAGGCGTGATCGGAGGGCTGATCGCCTTCGGGGTTATCGGCCTGTTCATCGGGCCGGTGATGCTGGCCGTGACCTACACCCTGCTGGAGGCGTGGGTCCTGCGGATCGAACTGGACGATGAACGTGCCCAACAGGAAGAGCGCCCCGTGGAATAA
- the glk gene encoding glucokinase, with product MLVLAGDIGGTSTRLAYFDSERGMGTPLAEERFPSREAGSLEEIVLRFSGEHGLAAEQVCFGIAGPVRHGRVRTPNLPWSVDAAVLARTLGIGEVLLINDLEANAYGIDLLGPADLAVLNKGIAEPAGTIAVVSAGTGLGEVVAYWDGTAHRPLPSEGGHADFAPRTELEAELLFYLRAVHGRVSTERVVSGPGLRNIYQFLRDARHQPEIPAVAEEMRRRDPSAVITGAALAGECPLCMQVLDLFISLYGAEAGNVALRSLTTGGIYLGGGIAPKIIERLKGPGFMLAFAAKGRLSPLLETIPVRIILNDRAALLGAGQCALLREGQYRGQ from the coding sequence ATGCTCGTTCTGGCAGGTGATATCGGCGGGACATCCACCCGGCTCGCCTATTTCGATTCCGAGCGGGGCATGGGGACGCCGCTGGCGGAAGAGCGCTTCCCGAGCCGCGAGGCCGGGAGCCTGGAGGAGATCGTGCTCCGCTTCTCCGGTGAGCACGGGCTGGCGGCAGAGCAGGTCTGTTTCGGCATTGCCGGTCCGGTGCGCCACGGCCGGGTCAGGACGCCGAACCTGCCCTGGAGCGTGGATGCCGCCGTGCTGGCCCGCACGCTGGGGATCGGGGAGGTCCTGCTGATCAACGATCTGGAAGCGAACGCCTACGGGATCGATCTGCTGGGACCGGCGGATCTGGCGGTCCTCAACAAAGGGATCGCCGAGCCTGCCGGCACCATTGCCGTGGTCTCGGCCGGCACCGGCCTGGGGGAGGTGGTGGCCTACTGGGACGGCACCGCCCACCGCCCTTTACCCAGCGAAGGGGGGCACGCCGACTTCGCCCCCCGCACCGAACTGGAGGCGGAGCTGCTCTTTTACCTGCGGGCGGTCCATGGCCGGGTCAGCACCGAGCGGGTAGTTTCCGGTCCGGGCCTGCGCAATATCTATCAATTCCTGCGTGATGCGCGCCACCAGCCGGAAATCCCGGCCGTTGCCGAAGAGATGCGGCGCAGAGATCCCTCGGCAGTCATCACCGGGGCGGCCTTGGCAGGCGAGTGTCCGCTCTGCATGCAGGTGCTCGACCTGTTCATTTCCCTGTACGGTGCCGAGGCGGGCAACGTGGCGCTCCGCTCGCTCACGACCGGCGGGATTTATCTGGGGGGGGGAATCGCTCCGAAGATCATCGAACGGCTCAAAGGGCCCGGCTTCATGCTGGCCTTTGCCGCCAAGGGGCGCTTGAGCCCGCTGCTGGAGACCATCCCGGTGCGGATCATCCTCAATGATCGGGCCGCGCTGCTGGGGGCGGGACAGTGCGCCCTCCTGCGGGAAGGGCAATATCGAGGACAATAA
- a CDS encoding glucosidase, with amino-acid sequence MKHSDPLSTTAEKQRLLETRERNVPWRMWGPYLSERQWGTVREDYSKNGDAWNYFSHDQARSRAYHWGEDGLAGVSDDHQVLCFSVALWNGRDPILKERLFGVTNSEGNHGEDVKEYYYYLDSTPTHSYMKYLYKYPQAAYPYTDLVSTNTRRGRNEMEYELIDTGLFYGDRYFDVFVEYAKHTPTDLLIRITICNRGPEAAELQLLPTLWFRNTWSWKGGGSKPALGKAEGSGCSVISAVHTDELFRKSLEKYFLYCKGDAPLLFTENETNNERLFGTVNLSPYVKDGINDYVVSGRQDAVNPKQTGTKASAQYRLKVAGKGSTQVLLRLSTTPPETMGRPFDSAFEEIFAARLAEADEFYGSITPPSVSPDAGLVMRQALAGMLWSKQYFYFDVNLWLDEHDIDPMSVKGTMFRNREWFHMVNDDIISMPDKWEYPWYAAWDLAFHTIALSMVDPDFAKGQLELMTSAEYLHPSGQIPAYEWNFSDVNPPVHAWACLFLHQMEKLEKGETDIDFLKRSFNKLAMNFTWWVNRKDRFGRNVFEGGFLGLDNIGVFDRSAPLPTGGYLEQADGTAWMALFCQNMGELAADLASHDPAYEDMAVKFYEHFLWIAAAMNRMGGGEIGLWDEEDGFYYDLLRKPDGSATLLKVRSMVGLLPLCATTVIEKYQRDRFPRATEYIAHRLSQMPELRASIHATGPGHFGVAERGIVALVNQERLRRILTRMLDENEFLSPYGIRSLSRYHLEHPYVTEVRGERFQVQYLPAESDSGMFGGNSNWRGPIWMPVNGLIIRALLQYYLYYGDSFTIECPTGSGNMMNLFEVSKEISDRLTRLFLRDENGRRPVFGGAQKFQSDPHWRDNILFYEYFHGDNGAGLGASHQTGWTGLVARLIRMYGRMDPKVLLEQGKRIFEQREKPGF; translated from the coding sequence ATGAAACATTCCGATCCGCTGTCCACTACCGCCGAAAAGCAGCGCCTTCTGGAAACACGCGAAAGGAACGTTCCCTGGCGGATGTGGGGGCCCTACCTCTCCGAGCGGCAATGGGGGACGGTGCGGGAGGACTACAGTAAAAACGGCGATGCCTGGAATTATTTCAGCCACGATCAGGCCCGTTCCCGGGCCTACCACTGGGGCGAGGACGGACTGGCCGGCGTGAGCGACGACCACCAGGTGCTCTGCTTCAGCGTGGCCCTCTGGAACGGCCGGGATCCGATCCTCAAGGAGCGTCTCTTCGGGGTCACCAACAGCGAGGGGAACCATGGCGAGGATGTGAAGGAGTATTACTACTACCTGGACAGCACCCCGACCCATTCCTACATGAAGTACCTCTACAAGTATCCCCAGGCCGCCTATCCCTATACCGATCTCGTGTCCACCAACACGAGGCGCGGCCGGAACGAGATGGAATACGAACTGATCGATACGGGGCTTTTCTACGGCGACCGCTATTTCGACGTATTTGTCGAATATGCCAAGCATACCCCGACCGATCTCCTGATCCGCATCACCATCTGCAACCGCGGCCCCGAGGCCGCTGAACTGCAGCTCCTGCCCACGCTCTGGTTCCGCAATACCTGGAGCTGGAAGGGGGGGGGATCGAAGCCGGCTCTCGGGAAAGCCGAAGGGAGCGGATGCAGCGTCATATCCGCCGTTCACACCGATGAGCTGTTCCGCAAGTCGCTGGAAAAGTATTTCCTCTACTGCAAGGGAGATGCCCCGCTTCTGTTCACCGAGAACGAAACCAACAACGAACGGCTTTTCGGCACCGTCAACCTCTCTCCTTACGTCAAGGACGGTATCAACGACTACGTAGTATCGGGGCGGCAGGATGCCGTCAATCCGAAGCAGACCGGTACCAAGGCCTCGGCCCAGTATCGCCTGAAGGTGGCGGGCAAAGGGAGTACCCAGGTCCTGCTGCGGCTCAGTACCACCCCCCCCGAAACCATGGGCAGGCCGTTCGACAGCGCCTTTGAAGAAATTTTCGCGGCCCGCCTGGCCGAAGCGGACGAGTTCTACGGCTCCATCACCCCTCCCTCCGTCAGTCCGGACGCGGGGCTGGTGATGCGGCAGGCCCTGGCAGGCATGCTCTGGAGCAAGCAGTACTTCTATTTCGACGTCAACCTGTGGCTCGACGAACACGACATAGATCCGATGAGCGTCAAGGGTACAATGTTCCGCAATAGGGAATGGTTTCACATGGTGAATGACGACATCATCTCCATGCCCGACAAGTGGGAGTATCCCTGGTATGCCGCCTGGGATCTGGCCTTTCACACCATTGCCCTCTCCATGGTCGATCCCGATTTTGCCAAGGGCCAGCTGGAGCTGATGACCAGCGCCGAATACTTGCACCCCAGCGGACAAATCCCTGCCTACGAATGGAACTTCAGCGACGTGAATCCGCCGGTCCATGCCTGGGCCTGTCTTTTTCTCCACCAGATGGAAAAACTGGAAAAGGGGGAGACGGATATCGATTTCCTCAAGCGCTCCTTCAACAAACTCGCCATGAATTTCACCTGGTGGGTGAACCGGAAGGACCGCTTCGGCAGGAACGTCTTCGAGGGGGGCTTCCTGGGGCTGGACAATATCGGCGTTTTCGACCGGAGTGCGCCGCTGCCCACCGGCGGCTATCTGGAACAGGCCGACGGCACCGCCTGGATGGCGCTCTTCTGTCAGAATATGGGAGAACTGGCCGCCGACCTGGCGAGCCATGACCCGGCTTACGAGGACATGGCGGTCAAATTTTACGAGCATTTTCTCTGGATCGCCGCTGCCATGAACCGGATGGGAGGGGGGGAGATCGGCCTGTGGGATGAGGAGGACGGTTTTTACTACGATCTGCTCAGGAAGCCGGACGGGAGTGCCACGTTGCTCAAGGTGAGATCTATGGTGGGGTTGCTGCCCCTGTGTGCCACCACGGTGATCGAGAAGTACCAGCGAGACCGGTTCCCTCGCGCAACGGAGTACATCGCACATCGCTTGAGTCAGATGCCCGAACTGCGGGCCAGCATACATGCCACCGGTCCGGGGCATTTCGGCGTGGCAGAACGGGGGATCGTGGCCCTGGTGAACCAGGAACGGCTCCGCCGCATCCTGACCCGGATGCTTGACGAGAACGAGTTCCTGAGCCCGTACGGGATCAGGTCCCTTTCTCGCTACCATCTGGAACATCCTTATGTGACGGAGGTCCGCGGGGAACGGTTCCAGGTGCAGTATTTGCCGGCCGAGTCGGACAGCGGCATGTTCGGGGGCAACTCCAACTGGCGCGGCCCGATCTGGATGCCGGTCAACGGGCTCATCATCCGGGCGCTCCTCCAATATTATCTCTATTACGGCGACTCCTTCACTATCGAGTGTCCCACCGGTTCGGGGAATATGATGAATCTCTTCGAAGTCAGCAAGGAGATCTCCGACCGCCTCACCCGCCTTTTTCTGCGGGACGAAAACGGTCGTCGCCCAGTCTTCGGCGGTGCGCAGAAGTTCCAGAGCGATCCCCACTGGCGGGACAACATCCTCTTTTATGAATATTTCCACGGAGATAATGGCGCGGGGCTCGGCGCCAGCCATCAGACCGGCTGGACCGGACTGGTGGCCAGGCTGATCAGGATGTACGGCCGCATGGATCCCAAGGTGCTGCTCGAACAGGGTAAGAGGATATTCGAGCAGCGGGAAAAACCGGGATTCTGA
- a CDS encoding transposase — MRMNRKYDAEFKAEAVKLVLEDNRTIREVESSLGITHGVLKGWIRKHRDQQDPAIASQISAEAELKQLRKENEQLRREREILKKAVAIFSTDPHRYSGS, encoded by the coding sequence ATGAGAATGAACCGAAAATACGATGCCGAGTTTAAAGCTGAAGCGGTGAAGCTGGTTTTGGAAGACAACCGCACCATTCGCGAAGTTGAAAGCAGTCTCGGGATCACGCATGGAGTCTTAAAAGGATGGATCCGGAAACACCGTGACCAGCAGGATCCGGCTATAGCCAGTCAAATATCTGCCGAAGCAGAGCTTAAGCAACTCCGCAAAGAGAACGAGCAACTCCGTCGGGAGCGTGAAATCCTAAAAAAAGCTGTGGCCATCTTCTCAACGGATCCGCATCGTTATTCGGGTTCATAA
- a CDS encoding IS3 family transposase, which produces MTEHRSEFGVKEMCRVLGVTRSWYYAHAAGRVTNRQREDQALLPTIKSAFEESDKTYGAKRITHNLRQLGRRVGKNRIWRLMRENGLKVKTTRKFKVTTNSDHKRPVADNLVKRQFSADAPNRLWTGDITYIETVQGWLYLAVVLDVFSRRIVGWSMNKRMTDDLVIAALTNAIVRRRPSPGFIFHTDRGSQYCSKRFRAVVGKAAGIQSMSGTGCCYDNAITETFFSTLKRELIYHCSFTTRQEAQSRIFRYIEGFYNRKRIHSAIGYLTPEQFEQQELKMAA; this is translated from the coding sequence ATAACCGAGCACCGCTCCGAATTCGGAGTGAAGGAGATGTGCCGAGTTCTGGGAGTGACTCGGAGTTGGTACTACGCCCATGCGGCCGGCCGAGTAACGAATCGGCAGCGCGAAGACCAGGCGTTGTTGCCAACGATCAAATCAGCCTTCGAAGAGAGCGACAAAACATATGGCGCGAAACGGATTACCCATAACCTACGGCAGTTAGGGCGGCGCGTCGGTAAAAACCGCATCTGGCGCCTGATGCGAGAAAACGGCCTTAAAGTCAAGACGACGCGGAAGTTCAAGGTTACAACGAATTCAGATCACAAGCGTCCTGTAGCGGACAATCTGGTGAAGCGTCAATTCTCCGCTGACGCTCCCAATCGGCTCTGGACCGGCGACATAACGTACATTGAAACGGTCCAGGGCTGGCTGTACTTGGCAGTGGTCCTCGATGTATTCTCCCGCCGGATCGTGGGCTGGAGCATGAACAAACGCATGACGGATGATCTTGTTATAGCTGCCCTTACCAATGCGATAGTCAGGCGTCGGCCGTCACCAGGATTCATCTTTCACACGGATCGTGGTTCGCAATATTGCAGCAAACGGTTTCGTGCCGTGGTCGGGAAAGCAGCTGGCATCCAAAGCATGAGCGGAACCGGATGCTGCTATGACAATGCAATTACGGAGACCTTTTTCTCCACATTGAAGAGAGAACTGATTTACCACTGCTCCTTCACGACCCGGCAAGAAGCACAGAGCCGGATATTTCGTTACATCGAAGGTTTCTACAACCGCAAGAGGATTCACTCTGCGATTGGCTATCTCACTCCTGAACAGTTTGAGCAGCAGGAGCTAAAGATGGCAGCATAG
- a CDS encoding alpha-amylase family glycosyl hydrolase, translating to MALWPKYPIVYEINTWVWLQELGQRQKAPMTLADVPGREWDDIASLGFDAVWLMGVWERSPAGIHIAMGNQGLLADFRRALPDFTGADNVGSPYCVRRYEVDPRLGGAEGLAIARRELASRGMRLILDFIPNHVAPDHPWVSDHPDYFIQGDYGDAVQEPAAFITTGGYVFACGKDPYFPAWPDVLQLNVFSAALRSAVVETLISIAGQCDGVRCDMAMLVMNDIFQRTWGERAGVRPKGEYWPEVIGALRAANPGFLFMAEAYWDLEWELQQQGFDFCYDKKLYDRLEHGPAESVRLHLCAEPAYQERLVRFIENHDEPRAAAVFSPQKERAAAVVATTLPGATLLHEGQLSGREIRLPVFLGRRPDEPPDADLRSFYVKLLDAVARSGMRSGEWRLCGREGWPDNGSFQNLVAWCWVTEEARFLIVVNLSDSASQARVSVPGEEIRGKNWRLIDLLSYETWDREGDEMAGAGLYVDLGPWRCNLFRLQLLKNA from the coding sequence ATGGCTCTTTGGCCGAAGTATCCGATCGTGTACGAGATCAACACCTGGGTCTGGCTTCAGGAACTGGGGCAGCGGCAGAAAGCTCCGATGACACTGGCCGATGTCCCCGGCCGTGAATGGGACGATATCGCTTCGCTGGGCTTCGATGCGGTCTGGCTCATGGGGGTATGGGAGCGGAGCCCGGCGGGCATCCACATCGCCATGGGAAACCAGGGGCTCCTGGCAGACTTCCGCCGGGCGCTGCCCGATTTTACCGGGGCGGACAACGTCGGTTCACCCTACTGCGTCCGCCGGTATGAAGTCGATCCCCGTCTCGGAGGAGCCGAAGGACTGGCAATTGCCCGCAGGGAACTTGCCAGCCGCGGTATGCGCCTGATCCTCGATTTCATCCCGAACCACGTGGCCCCCGACCATCCCTGGGTTTCCGACCATCCCGACTACTTCATCCAAGGGGATTACGGCGATGCGGTGCAGGAACCGGCGGCCTTCATCACCACCGGGGGATACGTGTTCGCCTGCGGGAAAGACCCCTATTTCCCGGCCTGGCCCGACGTGCTCCAGCTCAACGTCTTCAGTGCCGCGCTCCGCTCGGCGGTCGTCGAAACCCTGATCTCCATTGCCGGCCAGTGCGACGGGGTGCGCTGCGACATGGCCATGCTCGTCATGAACGACATCTTCCAACGGACCTGGGGGGAGCGGGCCGGAGTACGGCCCAAGGGCGAATACTGGCCGGAGGTGATCGGTGCCCTGCGCGCCGCAAACCCTGGCTTCCTCTTCATGGCCGAGGCATACTGGGACCTGGAGTGGGAGCTGCAACAGCAGGGCTTTGACTTCTGTTATGACAAGAAGCTTTACGACCGGCTGGAGCATGGACCGGCAGAGAGCGTACGGCTGCATCTCTGCGCCGAGCCGGCCTATCAGGAACGGTTGGTCCGTTTCATCGAAAACCATGACGAACCCCGGGCAGCAGCGGTATTTTCGCCGCAGAAGGAACGTGCCGCGGCGGTTGTGGCCACGACCCTGCCGGGAGCGACACTGCTCCACGAGGGGCAGCTTTCGGGGCGGGAAATCCGGCTGCCCGTGTTTCTCGGGCGTCGCCCGGACGAACCACCCGATGCGGATCTGCGGTCGTTCTACGTCAAACTGCTCGATGCGGTCGCCCGATCCGGGATGAGAAGCGGCGAATGGCGCTTGTGCGGAAGGGAAGGGTGGCCGGACAACGGTTCCTTTCAAAACCTGGTGGCATGGTGCTGGGTAACGGAGGAGGCCCGCTTCCTGATTGTCGTCAACCTGAGCGACAGCGCCTCCCAGGCCCGCGTGTCGGTGCCGGGAGAGGAAATCCGTGGCAAGAACTGGCGCCTGATCGATCTTTTGAGCTATGAAACCTGGGATCGGGAGGGGGACGAGATGGCAGGAGCAGGGTTGTACGTCGACCTGGGGCCGTGGCGCTGCAACCTTTTCCGCTTGCAGCTTCTGAAAAACGCATGA